A single window of Paenibacillus sp. FSL H8-0537 DNA harbors:
- a CDS encoding alpha/beta fold hydrolase, whose product MTARESSWFLNAHAGSFAKLRLFCFPYAGGGASVFSNWKRELPTHIHVCPVQLPGRESRMLEDPMDSVEAIVHSLVSEITPFLHTPFAFFGHSMGALIAFETARQLHFKHHVAPLHLFVSGKTAPHLPYPRKSLHKLPDDQFKKELQLMQGTPEAVLQNDELMEIVMPQLRADFSAVENYEYRPGEVLPCPISVFGGLQDHDVSIESLDAWQEHTNGAFQVQMLEGNHFFLQKQEQEVIRSVLRELSPQMRGVAASGPVVR is encoded by the coding sequence ATGACTGCTCGAGAGAGTTCCTGGTTCTTGAATGCGCACGCCGGCTCTTTTGCAAAGCTCCGCTTATTTTGTTTTCCTTACGCCGGCGGCGGAGCCTCTGTATTTAGTAACTGGAAGCGAGAATTGCCGACTCACATTCATGTTTGTCCCGTTCAGCTTCCAGGCCGAGAGAGCAGAATGTTAGAGGATCCGATGGATTCCGTCGAGGCTATCGTTCATTCGCTTGTTTCGGAGATAACACCGTTTTTACATACGCCCTTCGCATTTTTTGGCCACAGCATGGGGGCGCTAATAGCCTTTGAAACCGCTCGTCAATTACACTTCAAGCATCATGTGGCTCCACTCCACTTATTCGTATCAGGTAAAACTGCGCCTCACTTGCCTTATCCAAGAAAATCCCTACACAAATTGCCCGATGATCAGTTTAAGAAAGAGCTTCAGCTCATGCAAGGCACACCTGAAGCAGTTTTACAGAATGATGAATTGATGGAAATTGTAATGCCTCAATTGCGGGCTGACTTTTCCGCTGTTGAAAACTATGAATACAGACCGGGAGAAGTGCTTCCTTGTCCGATTTCGGTTTTTGGCGGATTGCAGGACCATGACGTAAGTATTGAATCGCTTGACGCTTGGCAAGAGCATACAAATGGTGCATTCCAAGTGCAGATGTTGGAGGGCAATCATTTTTTTCTCCAAAAACAGGAACAAGAGGTCATCAGAAGTGTGCTGCGTGAATTATCACCTCAGATGAGGGGGGTTGCTGCAAGCGGTCCGGTTGTACGTTAA
- the pyk gene encoding pyruvate kinase: protein MRKTKIVCTMGPACDSIDTLREMIRSGMNVARLNMAHGELEDHAGRIERIREAAAAENAIVPILLDIKGPEVRIGKLEEASYLLVAGETLTLTTEEVLGNGRRIHVNYSELPLVVKPGNTILLDDGLIDLEVASVEATEVHCTIVNGGLIKPRKGVNLPGIRTTLPGVTERDIRHIHFGIQQNIDIVAPSFVRRAEDILEIRELLQAHGAGHVQIISKIENEEGVVNLDSIIAASDGIMVARGDLGVEIPVQDVPSMQRDMINKCNVAGKPVIVATHMLDSMQVNPRPSRAEVSDVAGAVMQGTDAIMLSGETAAGKYPVQSVATMAAIALKAESQLDYYAGFQERRQNASTTITEVISQAVVSSSLELKAKAILTRTESGFTARMVSKYRPQSPVIAITSDEKILPLLALLWGVIPVKGTKTGTTDELLHAAMADAEQTGLLAEGDFVVITAGAPVGLSGTTNLIKIEQYGV, encoded by the coding sequence ATGCGTAAAACCAAAATTGTTTGTACGATGGGACCTGCTTGTGATTCTATTGATACCTTAAGGGAAATGATCCGATCGGGGATGAATGTGGCGCGGCTGAATATGGCGCACGGGGAACTAGAGGATCATGCCGGGCGAATTGAGAGGATTCGCGAAGCGGCTGCTGCTGAAAATGCAATCGTGCCGATTTTGCTGGATATTAAAGGACCAGAAGTGCGGATTGGCAAGCTGGAGGAAGCTTCTTACCTGCTGGTGGCTGGCGAAACGCTAACGCTGACGACGGAAGAAGTGCTCGGCAATGGCCGCCGCATTCATGTTAACTATAGCGAGCTTCCGCTTGTCGTGAAGCCTGGCAATACGATTTTGCTCGACGATGGCCTGATTGATCTTGAGGTGGCATCGGTGGAAGCGACGGAAGTGCATTGTACGATCGTAAACGGCGGTCTGATCAAGCCGCGCAAAGGCGTTAACCTGCCGGGCATCCGCACGACGCTGCCGGGCGTAACGGAGCGCGACATTCGCCATATCCACTTCGGCATTCAGCAAAATATTGATATTGTTGCGCCTTCCTTCGTAAGAAGAGCGGAAGATATTTTGGAAATTCGCGAGCTGCTGCAGGCGCACGGTGCCGGCCATGTTCAAATCATTTCGAAAATTGAAAATGAAGAGGGCGTCGTCAACCTGGATTCCATCATTGCAGCATCGGATGGCATTATGGTTGCCCGTGGCGACTTGGGCGTTGAAATTCCAGTTCAGGATGTCCCATCGATGCAGCGCGACATGATCAATAAATGTAACGTAGCGGGCAAGCCTGTTATCGTTGCGACTCATATGCTGGATTCCATGCAAGTAAACCCGCGTCCTTCACGCGCTGAAGTGAGCGACGTTGCAGGTGCGGTTATGCAAGGAACGGATGCGATCATGCTGTCCGGCGAGACGGCTGCAGGAAAATATCCGGTCCAATCGGTTGCTACAATGGCTGCCATTGCGCTTAAAGCAGAGTCCCAGCTGGACTATTACGCAGGCTTCCAAGAGCGCCGTCAGAATGCTTCAACGACGATTACAGAGGTCATTAGCCAAGCGGTTGTCAGCTCCTCCCTTGAGCTGAAGGCGAAAGCGATCCTTACTCGTACGGAAAGCGGCTTTACGGCGCGGATGGTATCCAAATATCGCCCGCAATCGCCAGTTATCGCGATTACTTCGGACGAGAAGATTTTGCCGCTGCTGGCGCTGCTATGGGGCGTTATTCCGGTGAAGGGCACGAAGACCGGCACGACGGACGAGCTGCTGCATGCTGCAATGGCGGATGCGGAGCAAACGGGACTGCTTGCTGAGGGCGACTTTGTCGTCATTACGGCAGGAGCGCCAGTTGGTCTATCCGGTACGACGAATTTGATCAAAATCGAGCAATATGGCGTATAG
- a CDS encoding amino acid adenylation domain-containing protein, producing the protein MKNNNVPLFPLTQPQERIWYTELLYPNRTTSTIIAIVKITGRIDVFALKQAINKVIEQSDSFRIRLKTENGVPYQYVRDYEEKDFECIDLSKEQAEQRMLELRSIPLELLESELHRFVVVRIGDEETWINFKMHHIVSDGISMNLAANEIMQHYSNIIRGNSSPCKYSSYIDFIQVEHDYEQSERYQKDKDYWLAKFGTMPEATSLKSYNPLTVGTDARVDRWLLEDELHHGVKAFCEEHQISIFTFFLSALYIYMHKVTSEQDVAIGTLYANRTTRKEKETVGMFVSTVATRMLVEPEQELLSFLKNVAKEQASILRHQRYPYNKIIQDLREAHRNQDVQRLFGVSIQYRPVSFFRMDEAVMHGNQDYTGDSVNDFDIHVLDFADDGKLFVDLYYRTQLFGEHEAKAIIHQFICILEHMIRSPYQKISELSLISEEEQRRLITAFNDTDADYPREKTIHMLFEEQAECHPDAVAVEYEDERLTYRELNERANRLARTLRSQGVGADQLVGIMAERSPSMVIGILAILKAGGAYVPIDPEYPEERIRYMLDDSGVGVLLLQAHLRDKATFAGVCLLLDDEQTYAADSTSLTSVNQPNDLAYVIYTSGTTGKPKGTLIEHKNVVRLLFNSKNRFDFGPSDTWTLFHSFCFDFSVWEMYGALLYGGKLVIVPPMTAKQPAQFLQLLKERGVTILNQTPTYFYQLLREALTESGQTLSLRKVIFGGEALAPQQLKDWRKRYPATELINMYGITETTVHVTYKEITEVEIAEGRSNIGRPIPTLKVYVLDGKRRCVPAGVAGEMYVAGEGLARGYLNRPELTAEKFVDDPFTPGERMYRSGDLARWLPDGNIEYMGRIDHQVKIRGYRIELGEVEAQLLKVESVQEVLVMAREDESGEKQLCAYVVADKLLTVSELRGRLLQEMPGYMIPSYFVQLEKMPLTSNGKTDRKALPAPEGSVNTGAEYTAPRTPLEEQLVQIWQEVLGTERIGVKDNFFDLGGHSLRATALASKLYKEMNVNLSLRDVFRLPTIEEMARAMGGMEEKMYASIPLTEEKEYYPVSSAQKRLYILQQLEGAEQSYNMPGIMRLDGILDRKRLEEAFRLLIARHETLRTGFVLVDGEPVQRIYPQADLILEHRQVSDEEAQEAMRHFARAFDLGQPPLLRAGLLELSKESQLLLLDMHHIISDGVSVDILVEELVRLYGGEELPELRIQYKDYAVWQQSEAQRERLNKQGAYWLSQFSGELPVLELPTDYARPAVQRYDGDTLQFRMDAEKSEGLKRIAAENGATLYMVLLAAYTILLQKYTGQEDMIVGTPIAGRTHGDLQPLIGMFVNTLALRNGPSGEKTFLSYLAEVKETTLGAYEHQDYPFEELVEKLQLTRDLSRNPLFDTMFSLQSLENRAYHLEGLKLALYPNAHSVSKFDLSLDVMEGSDGLECALEYATALYKQETAERLAKHFEQVVAAIVNDPGAKIASLGMLTTEEQEQIQRVFNPETAPPLLEKTFHHLFEEQAERSPEATAVVYEEKRLTYRELNERSNALARSLRAQGVKPDQLVGILADRSVDMLVGALAVWKAGGAYVPLDPDYPSDRIRFMLADSGAEVLLTQTHLAERTREWLTEEQTLQSVLCLDDEALYREGASNDSNRMNLTHVNKPSDLAYVIYTSGTTGRPKGVMIEHRSLVNTADGYRREYRLNEFPVRLLQLASFSFDVFVGDIARTLYNGGTMVICPKDDRIDPSRLYSWIRECEITIFESTPALIVPFMAYIAEQELALPSMRLLITSSDSCSVGDYRELQERYGGQIRIINAYGVTEAAIDSSYYEEPLEKLPETGNVPIGKAWLNARFAIVDAHLNPVPVGVLGELCIGGAGVARGYWNQPELTAEKFVPSPFEARERLYRTGDLARWMPDGNVDFIGRIDHQAKIRGYRIEIGEIESQLLKAEGIGEAVVVVREDAGGEKALCAYYTAENERKASELRAALSQELPGYMIPSYFVQLERLPLTANGKIDRKALPAPEGGQSGVEHVAPRTALEAKLAGIWQEVLGAEQVGVRDNFFDLGGHSLRATTLVSKIHKELNVNLPLRDVFRHATVEEMAEAINRMEQTEHVSIPTAEESDYYPMSSAQKRLYILQQTEGAELSYNMSGALFLLGPLDRVRFEASFRALIARHETLRTGFELVDGEPVQRIYPQVDFAVEYRQATEEEAEEIARQFVRTFDLEQPPLLRVGLIQIEKERHILLFDMHHIISDGISINIVVDEFVRLYSEETLPPLRIQYKDYAVWQQSVAQRERMKHQEAYWTNVLSGKLPRLELPTDFARPAIRSYEGAVLSIVIDNQRSEGLKRICEETGSTLYMVLLAAYTVLLHKYSGQEDIIVGAPIAGRTHTDVEPLIGMFVNTLAIRSYPAGEKKFLSYLEEMKETTLQAYEHQDYPFEELLEKVQVAWELSRNPLFDTVFVLQNTDDRSIGEIREMTVEPFMHYQTIARFDLTLELKVEKDGTISGQFEYCTKLFTPNMIRHFAEDLLTIISQICEQPYVLLNTISLTRSAEQEQLLEEFIDFAF; encoded by the coding sequence ATGAAAAACAACAATGTTCCATTATTTCCATTAACGCAACCCCAGGAGCGGATTTGGTATACCGAATTGCTATATCCAAATCGAACGACCTCGACGATCATTGCGATAGTGAAAATAACAGGCCGCATCGATGTGTTTGCTTTGAAGCAAGCCATAAACAAAGTCATTGAGCAAAGCGACTCTTTTCGTATCCGATTGAAGACGGAGAATGGAGTTCCTTATCAATACGTTCGGGATTATGAGGAGAAGGATTTCGAATGTATTGATTTGAGCAAGGAGCAGGCGGAGCAAAGGATGCTTGAGCTTCGGTCGATTCCGCTTGAGCTGCTGGAATCCGAGCTGCACCGGTTCGTTGTGGTACGGATTGGGGACGAGGAGACGTGGATCAATTTCAAGATGCATCACATCGTATCCGATGGCATCTCCATGAATTTGGCCGCAAACGAAATCATGCAGCATTATTCGAATATCATAAGGGGCAACAGCTCTCCTTGTAAGTACAGCTCTTATATCGATTTTATTCAGGTCGAGCACGACTACGAGCAATCCGAGCGCTATCAGAAGGACAAGGACTATTGGCTCGCAAAATTCGGCACTATGCCCGAAGCCACTAGTTTGAAGTCATACAATCCGTTAACAGTGGGCACGGACGCAAGAGTCGATAGATGGTTGCTTGAAGACGAACTGCATCATGGCGTAAAAGCCTTTTGCGAGGAGCATCAGATCAGTATCTTTACCTTCTTTCTGAGTGCTTTATATATTTACATGCATAAGGTAACGAGCGAGCAGGATGTGGCAATTGGCACATTGTATGCGAACCGGACGACAAGGAAAGAAAAAGAAACGGTCGGTATGTTCGTCAGTACGGTCGCAACGAGGATGTTGGTGGAGCCTGAGCAGGAATTACTTTCGTTTCTAAAAAATGTCGCCAAAGAACAAGCCTCCATCCTGCGCCATCAGCGTTATCCGTACAATAAGATCATTCAGGACTTGCGAGAGGCTCACCGCAATCAGGATGTCCAGCGGTTGTTTGGCGTTTCGATACAATACCGACCAGTGAGCTTCTTTCGTATGGATGAGGCAGTTATGCATGGGAATCAAGATTACACCGGGGATTCGGTTAACGACTTTGATATTCATGTGCTGGATTTTGCAGATGATGGAAAGCTCTTTGTTGATCTGTATTACCGCACGCAGCTATTTGGCGAGCATGAAGCGAAGGCGATTATCCATCAATTCATCTGTATCTTGGAGCATATGATTCGCAGCCCGTATCAGAAAATCTCCGAGCTGTCGCTTATTAGCGAAGAGGAGCAGCGCAGGCTGATCACTGCCTTCAACGATACGGATGCGGATTACCCGAGAGAGAAGACGATTCACATGTTGTTCGAGGAGCAGGCGGAGTGTCATCCGGATGCAGTCGCGGTCGAGTACGAGGACGAGCGGCTGACGTACCGCGAGCTGAATGAGCGGGCGAACCGTCTGGCGCGCACCCTGCGCAGCCAAGGTGTAGGGGCGGATCAGTTGGTAGGCATTATGGCTGAACGTTCCCCTTCCATGGTGATCGGGATTCTCGCTATCTTGAAGGCGGGTGGGGCGTATGTGCCGATCGATCCAGAGTATCCAGAGGAGCGTATCCGCTACATGCTGGACGATTCGGGAGTCGGTGTGCTGCTGCTGCAAGCGCATTTGCGGGACAAAGCGACGTTTGCGGGTGTCTGCCTGCTTCTGGATGACGAGCAGACCTACGCAGCGGACAGCACGAGCCTGACCTCGGTTAACCAGCCGAACGATCTGGCTTATGTGATCTATACGTCGGGAACGACGGGCAAGCCGAAAGGCACCTTGATCGAGCATAAGAACGTCGTGCGGCTGCTGTTCAACAGCAAGAACCGGTTCGACTTCGGCCCATCCGATACGTGGACCTTGTTCCACTCATTCTGCTTCGACTTCTCGGTGTGGGAAATGTACGGGGCGCTGCTGTACGGGGGCAAGCTGGTGATTGTGCCGCCGATGACGGCGAAACAGCCGGCACAGTTTCTGCAGCTGCTGAAGGAGCGTGGGGTCACGATCCTGAACCAGACGCCGACGTATTTCTACCAGCTGCTTCGCGAAGCACTGACGGAGAGCGGGCAGACGCTGAGCCTTCGGAAGGTCATCTTCGGAGGAGAGGCGCTGGCGCCGCAGCAGCTGAAGGACTGGAGGAAGAGGTACCCGGCTACGGAGTTGATCAATATGTACGGGATCACCGAAACGACGGTGCACGTGACCTACAAGGAAATCACCGAGGTGGAAATCGCCGAGGGGAGAAGCAATATCGGAAGACCGATCCCGACGCTGAAGGTGTATGTGCTGGATGGTAAGCGCCGATGCGTACCAGCGGGAGTAGCAGGGGAGATGTATGTGGCCGGAGAGGGTTTGGCGCGCGGTTACTTGAACCGCCCAGAGCTGACGGCAGAGAAATTCGTGGACGATCCATTTACGCCAGGGGAGCGGATGTACCGATCGGGAGATCTGGCGAGATGGTTGCCAGACGGGAACATCGAATACATGGGACGAATCGACCATCAAGTGAAGATACGCGGGTACCGAATCGAGCTTGGGGAAGTGGAAGCGCAGCTGTTGAAGGTAGAGTCGGTGCAGGAAGTACTGGTCATGGCGCGAGAGGATGAAAGCGGCGAGAAGCAGCTGTGCGCGTACGTGGTAGCAGACAAACTGCTGACGGTGAGCGAGCTAAGAGGAAGGCTGCTGCAGGAGATGCCGGGGTACATGATCCCATCGTACTTCGTGCAGCTGGAGAAGATGCCGCTGACGTCGAACGGGAAGACGGACCGCAAGGCGCTGCCCGCTCCGGAGGGAAGCGTGAATACCGGTGCGGAATACACCGCGCCCCGTACACCGCTGGAAGAGCAGCTCGTGCAGATTTGGCAAGAGGTGCTTGGGACGGAAAGGATCGGAGTGAAGGACAATTTCTTCGATCTTGGCGGGCATTCCCTGCGTGCGACTGCGTTGGCAAGCAAGCTCTACAAAGAGATGAACGTCAATCTGTCGCTGCGGGACGTATTCCGGCTCCCGACCATTGAGGAAATGGCTCGGGCGATGGGCGGGATGGAAGAGAAGATGTATGCCTCCATACCGCTCACCGAAGAAAAGGAGTATTACCCGGTATCTTCAGCGCAGAAGCGGCTTTATATTCTGCAACAGTTGGAAGGAGCAGAGCAAAGCTACAACATGCCGGGGATTATGAGGCTTGACGGCATACTTGACCGGAAACGGCTTGAAGAAGCTTTCCGGCTTTTAATCGCGCGCCATGAGACGCTGCGAACCGGCTTTGTGCTGGTGGATGGAGAGCCTGTGCAGCGGATATACCCGCAGGCGGATTTGATATTGGAGCATCGGCAAGTAAGTGATGAAGAAGCGCAGGAGGCGATGCGACATTTTGCCCGAGCGTTCGATTTGGGACAGCCGCCATTATTACGTGCAGGTCTGCTGGAGTTGTCAAAAGAGAGCCAACTTCTGCTGCTGGATATGCATCATATCATCTCCGACGGCGTGTCCGTGGATATCCTAGTGGAGGAGCTTGTCCGCTTATACGGCGGCGAGGAGCTTCCTGAGCTGCGGATACAGTACAAGGATTACGCGGTATGGCAGCAATCCGAAGCGCAGCGCGAGCGTTTGAACAAGCAGGGAGCCTACTGGCTGAGCCAGTTTAGCGGAGAACTGCCGGTGCTGGAGCTGCCGACAGATTATGCGCGTCCCGCCGTGCAGCGGTACGATGGCGATACGCTGCAGTTCCGTATGGATGCCGAGAAGAGCGAGGGCTTGAAGCGAATTGCGGCGGAAAACGGCGCGACGCTGTACATGGTATTGCTGGCGGCGTATACGATTCTGCTGCAAAAGTACACGGGTCAGGAAGATATGATCGTCGGCACGCCAATCGCGGGAAGGACACATGGCGACCTGCAGCCCTTGATCGGGATGTTCGTCAATACACTGGCGCTGCGCAACGGCCCGTCTGGAGAGAAAACATTCCTGTCGTATCTGGCGGAAGTCAAGGAAACAACCTTGGGTGCCTACGAGCACCAGGATTATCCGTTTGAAGAACTGGTGGAAAAATTGCAGCTGACCCGCGACTTGAGCCGCAATCCGCTCTTTGACACCATGTTTTCGCTGCAAAGCTTGGAAAATAGAGCCTATCATCTCGAGGGCCTTAAACTGGCCTTGTATCCTAATGCCCATTCGGTGTCGAAATTTGACCTAAGCCTGGACGTCATGGAAGGCAGTGACGGGTTAGAATGCGCCCTCGAATACGCAACCGCGCTGTACAAGCAAGAAACGGCAGAGCGGTTGGCGAAGCACTTCGAGCAAGTGGTCGCCGCGATCGTGAACGATCCGGGCGCGAAAATCGCGTCGTTAGGGATGCTGACGACGGAGGAGCAGGAGCAGATTCAGCGCGTATTCAATCCAGAGACCGCGCCGCCGCTGCTGGAGAAAACCTTCCATCACCTGTTTGAGGAACAAGCGGAGCGGAGCCCGGAGGCGACGGCGGTGGTGTACGAGGAGAAGCGGCTGACGTACCGCGAGCTGAACGAGCGTTCGAACGCTCTGGCGCGCAGCCTGCGAGCCCAAGGGGTGAAGCCAGATCAGCTGGTCGGCATTCTAGCGGATCGGTCGGTGGACATGCTGGTCGGGGCCCTGGCGGTATGGAAGGCGGGAGGCGCTTATGTGCCGCTCGATCCGGATTACCCGTCCGACCGGATCCGTTTTATGCTGGCGGACAGCGGAGCGGAAGTGCTGCTGACACAGACGCATCTAGCGGAGCGGACGCGGGAGTGGCTGACGGAAGAGCAGACGCTGCAGAGCGTGCTGTGCTTGGATGACGAGGCGCTGTACCGCGAAGGCGCGTCGAACGATTCGAACCGGATGAATTTGACGCACGTCAACAAGCCGAGTGATCTGGCCTATGTGATTTATACGTCGGGGACGACCGGACGGCCGAAGGGCGTCATGATCGAGCACCGCAGTCTGGTGAATACGGCGGATGGCTATCGCCGGGAGTACCGCCTGAACGAGTTCCCCGTCCGGCTGCTGCAATTAGCGAGCTTCTCCTTCGACGTGTTCGTGGGGGATATAGCGCGGACGCTGTACAACGGGGGAACGATGGTCATTTGTCCAAAGGACGACCGGATCGACCCTTCCCGGCTGTACAGCTGGATACGGGAATGCGAGATTACGATCTTCGAATCGACACCAGCGCTGATCGTGCCGTTCATGGCGTATATCGCCGAGCAGGAGCTGGCGCTTCCCTCGATGCGGCTGCTGATTACGAGCTCAGACAGCTGCAGCGTGGGGGATTACCGGGAGCTGCAGGAGAGATACGGCGGGCAGATCCGCATCATAAACGCCTACGGCGTGACGGAAGCGGCGATCGACTCGAGCTACTACGAGGAGCCGTTGGAGAAGCTGCCGGAGACAGGGAACGTGCCGATCGGCAAGGCGTGGCTAAACGCACGGTTTGCGATCGTCGATGCGCATCTGAATCCGGTGCCGGTGGGCGTGCTAGGCGAGTTGTGCATCGGAGGAGCGGGGGTGGCCCGAGGCTACTGGAATCAGCCGGAGCTGACGGCGGAGAAGTTTGTGCCGAGCCCGTTCGAAGCGAGGGAGCGTCTATACCGGACGGGGGATCTGGCGCGCTGGATGCCGGACGGGAACGTGGACTTTATCGGACGGATCGACCATCAGGCGAAAATCCGGGGATACCGGATCGAGATCGGAGAGATCGAGTCGCAGCTGCTGAAAGCGGAAGGCATAGGAGAAGCGGTCGTGGTGGTGCGAGAGGACGCAGGCGGGGAGAAAGCCCTGTGCGCGTACTACACGGCGGAGAATGAGCGGAAGGCAAGCGAGCTGAGAGCGGCGCTTTCGCAGGAGCTGCCGGGGTATATGATCCCGTCGTACTTTGTACAGCTGGAGAGGCTGCCGCTCACGGCGAACGGCAAAATCGACCGCAAGGCGCTGCCAGCACCGGAAGGTGGACAGAGTGGGGTGGAGCATGTTGCGCCACGGACAGCGCTGGAGGCGAAGCTGGCAGGCATCTGGCAGGAGGTACTCGGGGCTGAGCAGGTTGGCGTTCGAGACAACTTCTTTGATCTTGGGGGCCACTCCTTGCGGGCAACCACGCTGGTCAGCAAGATCCACAAGGAGCTGAACGTGAATCTGCCGCTGCGGGACGTGTTCCGCCACGCTACGGTCGAGGAAATGGCCGAAGCCATCAACCGGATGGAGCAAACGGAGCACGTCTCCATTCCTACGGCTGAAGAAAGCGATTATTACCCGATGTCTTCAGCGCAGAAACGGCTGTATATTTTGCAGCAAACGGAGGGAGCGGAACTAAGCTATAACATGTCGGGAGCGCTGTTCCTTTTGGGGCCGCTCGACCGGGTGCGTTTCGAAGCGTCGTTCCGCGCTCTGATTGCGCGTCATGAGACGCTGCGCACCGGGTTTGAGCTAGTAGACGGCGAGCCGGTACAGCGGATATACCCGCAGGTGGATTTTGCGGTGGAGTATAGGCAGGCAACGGAAGAGGAAGCCGAGGAAATTGCACGACAATTTGTCCGCACCTTTGATCTGGAGCAGCCTCCTCTGCTGAGGGTTGGGCTGATTCAAATAGAAAAAGAACGCCACATTCTGTTGTTTGATATGCACCATATCATTTCCGATGGCATTTCCATCAACATTGTGGTAGATGAATTTGTTCGTTTGTACAGCGAGGAGACGTTGCCCCCTCTGCGGATTCAATATAAGGATTATGCCGTATGGCAACAGTCCGTAGCGCAGCGCGAACGAATGAAACACCAGGAGGCTTACTGGACGAATGTTCTGAGCGGCAAACTGCCACGCTTGGAACTGCCGACCGATTTCGCCAGACCGGCCATTCGCAGCTATGAGGGAGCTGTGCTGAGCATCGTCATCGACAATCAGAGAAGCGAAGGACTGAAGCGAATTTGCGAGGAAACCGGGTCAACCCTATACATGGTGCTGTTGGCGGCTTATACGGTTTTGCTTCATAAATACTCCGGTCAGGAAGACATTATCGTGGGCGCGCCGATTGCGGGAAGAACGCATACAGATGTAGAGCCGCTGATCGGAATGTTCGTCAATACGCTCGCCATCCGCAGTTATCCGGCGGGAGAGAAGAAGTTCCTGTCCTATTTGGAGGAAATGAAGGAGACGACTCTCCAAGCTTATGAGCACCAGGATTACCCGTTCGAGGAGCTTTTGGAAAAAGTGCAGGTTGCCTGGGAATTAAGCCGCAATCCGTTGTTTGACACCGTCTTTGTGCTGCAGAACACCGATGACCGAAGTATTGGCGAGATCAGAGAGATGACCGTAGAACCGTTCATGCATTATCAAACGATCGCCAGATTCGATCTGACCCTGGAACTGAAGGTAGAGAAGGATGGCACGATTAGCGGTCAATTCGAATATTGTACGAAATTGTTTACTCCGAATATGATTCGTCATTTCGCCGAGGATTTATTAACGATTATTAGCCAGATTTGTGAACAGCCTTACGTCCTGTTGAACACGATTTCGCTTACACGTAGTGCGGAGCAAGAGCAGCTCCTTGAAGAATTCATTGATTTTGCTTTTTAG
- the ectB gene encoding diaminobutyrate--2-oxoglutarate transaminase produces MTTTFEMLESNVRSYCRSFPDVFVRAKGSVLYAESGKAFIDFFAGAGALNYGHNNDFIKQQLIQYLQSDGLSHGLDMYTSAKETFLQTFSDKILKPRGLDYKLQFCGPTGTNAVEAALKLARKVKGRTGVFAFIGSFHGMSLGSLSATSSLYHREAGGLPLHDVTFMPFPTGFIDSLDTIGYMEAILTDDHSGIAKPAAIILETMQAEGGLNAAPTQWLQQLRDLCNRHDILLIVDDIQVGCGRTGSFFSFERAGIVPDLVVLSKSISGYGLPMSLLLLKPELDVWQPAEHNGTFRGNQLAFVGATAALELRELTQLEAETERKAQFVEQYLREHILPINPLISMRGMGLIWGIDVSACQDENLSKAIVSRCYELGLIVERAGRQDMVVKLMPALTISMDELAAGCEIFRRGVSECCTLIDSLQPQLT; encoded by the coding sequence ATGACAACCACATTCGAAATGCTGGAATCCAATGTAAGATCTTATTGCCGTTCTTTTCCCGATGTCTTTGTGCGTGCGAAAGGCTCGGTATTGTACGCCGAGTCCGGCAAAGCGTTTATCGATTTCTTCGCCGGAGCCGGAGCGCTAAATTACGGACACAATAATGATTTTATCAAGCAACAGCTCATCCAATATCTGCAATCGGACGGCCTTAGTCACGGACTGGATATGTACACTTCCGCCAAGGAGACCTTTCTGCAGACGTTCTCAGACAAGATTCTGAAGCCACGCGGTCTCGACTATAAGCTTCAGTTTTGCGGTCCTACCGGAACCAATGCGGTAGAGGCGGCGCTGAAATTGGCAAGAAAAGTGAAGGGAAGGACGGGCGTGTTTGCTTTCATCGGATCGTTTCATGGGATGTCGCTTGGAAGCTTGTCCGCCACAAGCAGTCTATACCACCGCGAAGCGGGAGGATTGCCGCTGCATGATGTTACGTTTATGCCATTCCCAACGGGTTTTATCGACAGTTTGGATACGATTGGCTACATGGAAGCGATTTTAACGGACGATCACTCGGGCATAGCTAAGCCGGCAGCTATCATCCTTGAAACTATGCAAGCTGAGGGCGGCTTAAATGCGGCGCCTACCCAGTGGCTGCAGCAGCTGCGGGATCTTTGCAACCGTCACGATATTTTGCTGATCGTCGACGATATCCAGGTGGGCTGCGGACGAACAGGTTCATTTTTCTCCTTTGAACGGGCGGGGATTGTTCCTGATCTGGTCGTGCTCTCCAAATCAATCAGCGGTTATGGTCTGCCGATGTCGTTGCTGCTGCTAAAGCCCGAACTGGATGTTTGGCAGCCGGCTGAACATAACGGCACCTTCCGGGGAAATCAGCTTGCGTTCGTTGGCGCGACGGCGGCTCTTGAGCTCCGGGAATTGACGCAGTTGGAAGCAGAGACGGAACGTAAAGCGCAGTTTGTTGAGCAATACCTGAGGGAGCATATTCTGCCGATCAACCCACTCATTTCAATGCGCGGTATGGGATTGATATGGGGCATTGACGTTTCGGCTTGCCAGGATGAGAATCTCTCCAAAGCCATCGTATCTCGATGCTATGAGCTTGGACTGATTGTCGAACGAGCCGGACGTCAAGATATGGTTGTCAAGCTGATGCCTGCGCTTACGATTTCCATGGACGAACTAGCTGCCGGATGCGAAATATTTAGGCGGGGCGTATCGGAATGCTGCACCTTGATCGATTCACTTCAGCCTCAGCTGACATAA